A stretch of DNA from Streptomyces gobiensis:
CCAGGACCTGCTGCCGCTGCTGGAGAAGATCATGCAGGCGGGCTCCTCCAAGCCGCTGCTGATCATCGCCGAGGATGTCGAGGGTGAGGCGCTGTCCACCCTGGTCGTCAACAAGATCCGCGGCACCTTCAACGCGGTCGCGGTGAAGGCCCCCGGCTTCGGCGACCGCCGCAAGGCAATGCTCGGCGACATGGCGACCCTGACCGGCGCCACCGTCATCGCCGAGGAGGTCGGCCTCAAGCTGGACCAGGCCGGTCTGGATGTGCTGGGCACCGCCCGCCGCGTCACCGTCACCAAGGACGACACCACCGTCGTCGACGGTGCTGGCAAGGCCGAGGATGTGCAGGGCCGCATCGCTCAGATCAAGGGCGAGATCGAGGCCACGGACTCCGACTGGGACCGCGAGAAGCTCCAGGAGCGCCTGGCCAAGCTGGCCGGTGGCGTGTGTGTCATCCGGGTCGGCGCCGCGACCGAGGTTGAGCTCAAGGAGAAGAAGCACCGTCTGGAGGACGCCATCTCCGCGACCCGCGCCGCGGTCGAGGAGGGCATCGTCTCCGGTGGTGGCTCCGCGCTCGTGCACGCCGCGAAGGTGCTTGAGGGCGGCCTCGGCAAGGCCGACGACGAGGCCACCGGTGTCGCCGTCGTCCGCCGTGCGGTCGTCGAGCCACTGCGCTGGATCGCCGAGAACGCCGGTCTCGAGGGCTACGTCATCACCTCGAAGGTCGCCGAGCTCGGCAACGGCGAGGGCTTCAACGCCGCCACCGGTGAGTACGGCGACCTGGTGAAGGCCGGCGTCATCGACCCGGTCAAGGTCACCCGCTCCGCACTGGAGAACGCCGCGTCCATCGCCTCGCTGCTCCTCACGACCGAGACGCTGGTCGTGGAGAAGCCCGCCGAGGAGGACGAGGCCGGTCACGGCCACGGTCACGCGCACTGACGCACGGCACCGCCGCACCACGGCACAAAGGCCCCGAACCCGCCATCCGGCGGGGCCGGGGCCTTTCGCCTGTCACGGCTCCACGGCCAACGGCCCGGCCCGGCCACGGCTTCCGCCGCGCTACTGCTCGAGGATGCCGAGCTGGGCGAACAGCCCGAACTGGTCCCAGTTGAGCCACGCCTCCACAATCTTGCTGTCCTGGAACCGGTGGGTGGTGTGGCCGGTGACCGTCACGGAGTTATCAGTGGGCTCTACGCCCAGGAACTCTCCGGTGTGCCGTCCGTGGACCGTCCACCGGGTGGTCACCAGGTCGCCATCGGCCACCTGGTCCTCAATGGTGAACTGGGGATGGAAGGCCTCGATATAGCCCCTGAGCTCGTCCTTGGACTCCTCCAGTCCGATGGGGTCCGTACGGCTGGCGGGGTCGTGCTTCTGGTAGTCGTCGGCGATCAGCTCGTGGAGCGCGTCCAGAGTGCCCAGGCTGATCAAACCGAAGACCCGGCGCGCCGTCTCCTTGTTCAGCTGTTCGTCCCGGACCACATCGAGATCGGTGAACGTCGGCAGCTCATCGCAGAGTGCCACCAGCTCCTGGAAGATCCGGTCGGTCTCCGGCAGCTGCGAGTTGTGCATCGCCTCCGCATAGGAGGGGAACTCCACGATCTCGACGACATGCGTGGAGTCGGAGCGGTCCCGGCCGACGATCGCATGAGTCGCCGTCCGCTTTCCCTGAGTCGCCTGAATCCACCGGTCCATGAGTCGGTTCATCTCGTCGACTCTGCTGGTCTTGCAGTCGATCATTTGCACGAATGTCATGGCGCCTCCCGCGTCCCCGAGGGTGCTATGCCCGATAAATCAAGCCTAGTGAAATATGCCCGATACGCAGATGTCGGGGAGCGGGTTCACGCGATGCGTGCGCCGGATTACTTCGGGCCGTACTTACGCCCCGAGCCGGACGACAGCTTCCCCAGCATCCCCCGCGGGATCAGCTTGCTTGCGCCCATCATCGCCTTGTAGCGCGGATCCGGAATGGACAGCGTCTTGCCCCGGGCCAGGTCCTTCAGCGCCGCGTCGACCAGTTTGTCCGCGTCCAGCCACATCCATCCCGGCACCTCGCTCACGCCCATCCCCGCGCGCTCGTGGAACTCGGTCCGTACGAAGCCCGGGCACAGCGCCATCAGCCGCACCCCCGAACCCGCGAGGTCCTGCGCGGCCCCCTGGGTGAACTGCACGACCCATGACTTGCTGGCGCCATACGTCCCACGCGGGACGAAGGCCGCCACCGAGGCGACGTTCACCACCCCGCCGCGGCCCCGCTCCCGCATCTGCTCCACCCCGGCCGAGGTCAGCCGCAGCACCGCCTCGCAGTGCACCTTCAGCATCATCAGCTCGTCCGCCATCGGCACTTCCAGATAGCGGCCCTTGAGCCCGAAACCGGCGTTGTTCACCAGCAGATCAACCGGGTGCTTACCATCTCCCAGCCGCTTCTCGACTGCTCCGATGCCCTCCTCCGTGGCGAGGTCGGCGGTCAGCACGGACGCCTCGACGCCATGCCGGTCGTGCAGCTCGGTGGCCTGGTCGCTCAGCCGTTTCGTGTCCCGGGCTACCAGCACCACATCGTGTCCGTCCCGGGCCAGTCGCCGCGCGAAGGCGGCGCCGATCCCGGCTGTCGCTCCCGTAATCAGTGCAGTCGTCATACAGGGAACGTTAGTCGCATCGGCCAGCTGCCGACTCAGCGACGGTCATGTCCAGCCCCGGGCGTGTTCCCAGCCCCTCGGCCCGGTTCAACGACCACGAACTGTCCTACGAGGCCTTGGTCTTCGGGGTAGAGCAGATAAGGAGCCATCCCCCATCGCCCACGCCTCCGGCGTAACCACGCAGCACGGTCGGCTCGCGCGGCAGCACCAACGTTCGGCGCGGCGCCAGCGGCGGTACGGCCAGCGCTCGTTGAAGTTCACCGCACCGACCGTGCTGCGGCGCGTCTACCCGATGCGCTTGAGCGCCTTCTGCCGCGCCTCCGGGTCCAGCGCGTCGCCAGCGGCCAGAATGCGCGGCAGCAGCTCCGGCTCGGTGGTGTACGCACGGAACAGGAAAGAAACGCTCACCTCGTGCTCGGGGCGGTACAGGAGCTCGATGGAGTCGCCAGCCCTCACCTCGCCCGGCTCGATCACCCGTAGATACGCCCCGGGCCTGCCCCACTGGGTGAAACGCTTCACCCAGCCACGCTCCCCGAGCCAGCCCGCGAAGGTCCGGCAGGGGATACGGGCCGAGGAGACCTCCAGCACCACATCCGCGCCGATCCGCCAACGCTCCCCGATCAGCGCGCTGTTGACATCCAGCCCGGAGGTAGTGAGGTTCTCGCCGAAGACCCCATGGGGCAGTTCACGCCCGAGCTCCTTCTCCCACTTGTCGAGATCCTCCCGGGCGAAGGCGTACACGGCCTGGTCATCGCCTCCGTGATGGCGCAGATCACCCACCACGTCCCCGGCCAGCCCGCTGCCGCCGGTGCCCCTCGGCCCGGGCGCGGTGATGGCCACCGGACCGTCGGCCGGTCGTTTGTCGATGCCGGTGACCCCGGCGTCGGCGGCCGTGTAGTCGGCGGAGTGCGGGATGCCAAGATTCACTGAAAGGAGACGCATAGCGGTAAGGCTAAAGCCTGGCCCTCAAAGCTTAGACCGGATACTTCGCGACCACCCCAAGCCTCGCTTATGGTTGCGACATGATCGAAGCCCGCCATCTGAGGGTGCTGCGCGCCGTGGCATCGACGGGATCCTTCTCCGCCGCCGCCCGGGAGCTGGGCTGCACCCAGCCCGCCGTCAGCCAGCAGATGAAGTCCCTGGAGCAGTCAGCAGGCACTCCGCTGCTCATCCGTGCGGGCCGGGAGACGCGGCTGACCGAGGCGGGTGAGGCGCTGATCCGGCACGCCGCCGGAATCCTGGCCGGGCTGACCGCCGCCGAGGAGGAGGTGGCGGCCATCGCGGGACTCCGTGCCGGCCGGGTGCGCCTGGTCTCCTTTCCCAGCGGCAGCTCCACCCTGGTGCCCGCCGCGGTCGCCGCCATGCGTGCCGAGCATCCCGGCACCCGGGTCTCCCTGGTGGAGGCCGAGCCACCGCGTTCGGTGGAGATGCTGCGCGCGGGCGACTGCGAAATCGCGCTCGCGTTCCGCTATCCGGGTGGGGGCCCCGCCGACCCCGAGTGGGACGACCTGGTCGTACGCCCGCTGCTCACCGACCGTCTCGTCGGGCTGGTTCCGGAGGGGCACCGTTTTGCCGCGGCCGAGCGCGTTGGCATCGGGGAGCTGGCCGAGGAGCCCTGGATCGCGGGGTGTCCGCGCTGCCGTCGCCATCTGGTCGAGGTGTGCGAGGCGGCTGGCTTCACACCCCGGATCGACTTCGCCACCGATGACTATCCGGCCGTGGTCGGTCTGGTCGGTGCGGGGCTGGGCGTGGCGGTGCTGCCTGAGCTGGCGGTGGAGTCCGTACGGGCCAAGGGGGCCCGTACGGTGCGGGTCGTGCCGGAGGTGCGGCGGGAGGTGGTCGCGCTGACGTTGCCGGATCTTGCGCGGGTTCCGGCGGTCGGCGCGATGCTGGGGCGGCTGGGGGCTGCGGGGGCGGGGCGGGGTACGTCTTCCTGAGGGCGCGCTTGCGTGTCCCCGGGTGCGGGGTGGGGTTTCCCCAATTCCCGCCCCTTCCCGGAAACCGGGGTTTCGCCCCGGGCCCCGGGGTTGGCCGGGTGCGGGCCGGTGGGCGGGTTGTGCCCACCCACAGCCCCTCGCGGGGCTGCGAGTGCCCACAACGGGGTGGGGGGCCTGGGAGGCGTTCGCCCGCAGTTTCGGGAAGGGGCTGGGCTAGGGGACTTCCACCGGTGGGCGGCTTGGGGTCGTTACCAGGCGGTTGCGGGCCCGGCCCATCAGCTCCTCGCGTTCGTCCTCGGTCAACCCGCCCCAGACGCCGTACGGTTCCCGCACGGCGAGGGCGTGGGCCGCGCACTCGGCACGGACCGGGCAGCGCATGCAGACCTCTTTCGCGGATGCCTCACGCGCGCTGCGAGCCGCCCCGCGCTCCCCCTCAGGGTGGAAGAAGAGCGAGCTGTCGACCCCACGGCAGGCGGCGAGGAGTTGCCAGTCCCATAGGTCGGCGTTGGGGCCCGGAAGGCGGGAGAAATCTGCCATTGCTCGTCCTCTCGGAGCGTTGCTGTGGCTGCTGAGCCGATCAGAGCGGATCAAGACATCTCCGACCGTACATCCATGTTGTTAGTAGATGTAAATATGACTCTTTGCGAATTTAGCCACGGACACCACAAAGCGGAAGCAAAAGCGACCAAATAGGGCACAGTGGGGGTGCGCGTGTTGAACCGACGGCAGGCGCCCTGATGCGTATCCACGCACTCACGTAGAGTGCTGAACGTGGGCGTCCGAGCCCGTAACTCTTTCGGGTGACCGTCGTTGAGAGTGCGGAAGCGGTTGGCGGAATGGTGCTCGGGCAGGCGTCCGAGTCCGTCAAGCGCACAGGTGACGATTCTTAAGCAGCCTGGAGGCTCAAGGTGATGCGCATCAGCAGCGGAGGGCGGCCATGACTTCCGTCCTCGTTTGCGACGACTCCCCGCTTGCCCGAGAGGCGCTGCGCCGTGCGGTAGCGACCGTGCCCGGCGTTGAGCGCGTGACGACGGCGGCCAACGGCGAGGAAGTCCTCCGCCGCTGGGGCGCCGACCGTTCAGACCTCATCCTGATGGATGTCCGGATGCCCGGTCTGGGCGGAGTGGAAACCGTGCGGCGGCTGCTGTCTGCGGACCCGGGCGCCCGTATCATCATGCTGACCGTGGCGGAGGACCTCGACGGGGTGGCGCTGGCCGTCGCCGCCGGTGCCCGCGGCTATCTGCACAAGGACGCCTCGCGCGCCGAGCTGCGGGCCACCGTGACCCAGGCGCTGGCCGACCCGACCTGGCGGCTCGCTCCCCGGCGGCTGCGCTCCGCCGAGATGGGCGCCGCCCCGACGCTGACCGCTCGTGAGATCCAGGTGCTGGAGGGCATGAGCCACGGTCGGTCGAACGCCGAGATCGGCCGGGAGCTCTTCCTGTCCGAGGACACGGTGAAGACACACGCCCGCCGGCTCTTCAAGAAGCTCGGCGCCTCGGACCGGGCACACGCCGTCGCGCTGGGATTCCGCTGGGGTCTGGTCCGCTAGAGCCCTGTCCGCGAGGGGCTCCCGCCCACCCCTGGGTGGGCGGGGCGGTGTGTTCGGGGTACGGCCAGGTGTCGCAATCTCGCGCGTGCCGCATGCTTGATGTATGGAGTTCCTCGGGGACCGGTCGGTCAGGCGTGAGGGGAGAGCGCAGGACATGACAGCCAGTGCGCCCACTCATAACGCTTCGGTGCACAACCAAGGCCACGGTGCGGCGGATCCTGCGGTGCCGGTGCACCATGGACCGATGCGCGAAGACGAGACCACTGCCATCTCGGCTATCGGCGCACTCGTCCACCGGGCGGTTGAAGGGGACGAGCAGGCCACCCACGATCTGCTCGCGCATGTGCACCCGCTCGCACTGCGGTACTGCCGTACGCGGCTGAGCCGACTGCCGGGTGATGCCCGTCACTTTGTGGACGACCTCGCGCAGGAGGTCTGTCTGGCGGTGCTGTGCGCACTGCCGCGCTACCGCGACACCGGCAAGCCCTTCGAGGCCTTCGTTGTCGCCATCGCCCAGCACAAGGTCGCCGATCTGCAGCGGGCCGCGATGCGGCATCCCGGCTCCACCGCGGTGCCCTCCGATGAGATGCCGGAGCAGCCCGACAACTCCCTCGGCCCGGAGGAGCGCGCGCTCCTCAGCAGCGATACGGAGTGGGCCAAGAAGCTGCTCGCCAATCTCCCGGAGCACCAGCGGGAGCTGATCCTGCTGCGGGTCGCCGTGGGCCTCACGGCCGAGGAGACCGGCCAGATGCTGGGCATGTCCCCAGGCGCGGTGCGGGTGGCACAGCACCGGGCGCTGAGCCGACTGCGGGCACTGGCCGAGCAGTAGTTTTCTACGAGTACGGGACACCCCGTTAGGCCGTTAGCATGGACGCACGTGCCGCGGCAAGACCATTGGGGAAGGTGTCATGACTGACTACGTCGACGGAGTGCCTGAGAAGTTCGCGATGCTCGGGCTGACCTACGACGACGTGCTGCTGCTGCCGGGTGAGTCGGATATGGCCCCGCAGTCCATCGACACCTCCTCGTATGTCTCACGCAACGTCAAGCTCAATATCCCGCTGCTCTCCGCGGCCATGGACAAGGTCACCGAGGCGCGGATGGCGATCGCCATGGCCCGTCAGGGCGGCGTCGGCGTGCTGCACCGCAATCTCTCCATCGAGGACCAGGCCGCCCAGGTCGACCGGGTCAAGCGCTCCGAGTCCGG
This window harbors:
- a CDS encoding response regulator transcription factor, whose amino-acid sequence is MTSVLVCDDSPLAREALRRAVATVPGVERVTTAANGEEVLRRWGADRSDLILMDVRMPGLGGVETVRRLLSADPGARIIMLTVAEDLDGVALAVAAGARGYLHKDASRAELRATVTQALADPTWRLAPRRLRSAEMGAAPTLTAREIQVLEGMSHGRSNAEIGRELFLSEDTVKTHARRLFKKLGASDRAHAVALGFRWGLVR
- a CDS encoding sigma-70 family RNA polymerase sigma factor — translated: MREDETTAISAIGALVHRAVEGDEQATHDLLAHVHPLALRYCRTRLSRLPGDARHFVDDLAQEVCLAVLCALPRYRDTGKPFEAFVVAIAQHKVADLQRAAMRHPGSTAVPSDEMPEQPDNSLGPEERALLSSDTEWAKKLLANLPEHQRELILLRVAVGLTAEETGQMLGMSPGAVRVAQHRALSRLRALAEQ
- a CDS encoding ester cyclase — translated: MTFVQMIDCKTSRVDEMNRLMDRWIQATQGKRTATHAIVGRDRSDSTHVVEIVEFPSYAEAMHNSQLPETDRIFQELVALCDELPTFTDLDVVRDEQLNKETARRVFGLISLGTLDALHELIADDYQKHDPASRTDPIGLEESKDELRGYIEAFHPQFTIEDQVADGDLVTTRWTVHGRHTGEFLGVEPTDNSVTVTGHTTHRFQDSKIVEAWLNWDQFGLFAQLGILEQ
- the groL gene encoding chaperonin GroEL (60 kDa chaperone family; promotes refolding of misfolded polypeptides especially under stressful conditions; forms two stacked rings of heptamers to form a barrel-shaped 14mer; ends can be capped by GroES; misfolded proteins enter the barrel where they are refolded when GroES binds) gives rise to the protein MAKILKFDEDARRALERGVNKLADTVKVTIGPKGRNVVIDKKFGAPTITNDGVTIAREVEAEDPYENLGTQLVKEVATKTNDIAGDGTTTATVLAQALVREGLRNVAAGASPAALKKGIDAAVKAVSDELLATARPIDSKEDIAAVAALSAQDKQVGELIAEAMDKVGKDGVITVEESQTFGLELDFTEGMAFDKGYLSPYMVSDQERMEAVLDDPYILIHQGKISSIQDLLPLLEKIMQAGSSKPLLIIAEDVEGEALSTLVVNKIRGTFNAVAVKAPGFGDRRKAMLGDMATLTGATVIAEEVGLKLDQAGLDVLGTARRVTVTKDDTTVVDGAGKAEDVQGRIAQIKGEIEATDSDWDREKLQERLAKLAGGVCVIRVGAATEVELKEKKHRLEDAISATRAAVEEGIVSGGGSALVHAAKVLEGGLGKADDEATGVAVVRRAVVEPLRWIAENAGLEGYVITSKVAELGNGEGFNAATGEYGDLVKAGVIDPVKVTRSALENAASIASLLLTTETLVVEKPAEEDEAGHGHGHAH
- a CDS encoding SDR family NAD(P)-dependent oxidoreductase, with protein sequence MTTALITGATAGIGAAFARRLARDGHDVVLVARDTKRLSDQATELHDRHGVEASVLTADLATEEGIGAVEKRLGDGKHPVDLLVNNAGFGLKGRYLEVPMADELMMLKVHCEAVLRLTSAGVEQMRERGRGGVVNVASVAAFVPRGTYGASKSWVVQFTQGAAQDLAGSGVRLMALCPGFVRTEFHERAGMGVSEVPGWMWLDADKLVDAALKDLARGKTLSIPDPRYKAMMGASKLIPRGMLGKLSSGSGRKYGPK
- a CDS encoding MOSC domain-containing protein; this encodes MRLLSVNLGIPHSADYTAADAGVTGIDKRPADGPVAITAPGPRGTGGSGLAGDVVGDLRHHGGDDQAVYAFAREDLDKWEKELGRELPHGVFGENLTTSGLDVNSALIGERWRIGADVVLEVSSARIPCRTFAGWLGERGWVKRFTQWGRPGAYLRVIEPGEVRAGDSIELLYRPEHEVSVSFLFRAYTTEPELLPRILAAGDALDPEARQKALKRIG
- a CDS encoding LysR family transcriptional regulator; this translates as MIEARHLRVLRAVASTGSFSAAARELGCTQPAVSQQMKSLEQSAGTPLLIRAGRETRLTEAGEALIRHAAGILAGLTAAEEEVAAIAGLRAGRVRLVSFPSGSSTLVPAAVAAMRAEHPGTRVSLVEAEPPRSVEMLRAGDCEIALAFRYPGGGPADPEWDDLVVRPLLTDRLVGLVPEGHRFAAAERVGIGELAEEPWIAGCPRCRRHLVEVCEAAGFTPRIDFATDDYPAVVGLVGAGLGVAVLPELAVESVRAKGARTVRVVPEVRREVVALTLPDLARVPAVGAMLGRLGAAGAGRGTSS
- a CDS encoding WhiB family transcriptional regulator, which translates into the protein MADFSRLPGPNADLWDWQLLAACRGVDSSLFFHPEGERGAARSAREASAKEVCMRCPVRAECAAHALAVREPYGVWGGLTEDEREELMGRARNRLVTTPSRPPVEVP